One stretch of Plutella xylostella chromosome 15, ilPluXylo3.1, whole genome shotgun sequence DNA includes these proteins:
- the LOC105383826 gene encoding host cell factor isoform X2 has protein sequence MESESVFSGDVADGAEVSPLADIQPSETSAEVEDDATNDGADFVTGEEAGNAEADAEEMDIDETAGGGSADESAYIGDNCISTPALTEDNSPQDEEHLDSLVKDELLEEAGGAQEESPDQSISSAMPIDSGIGDGAAIVQDDESSTMDEDMGGGEGVASSDDVNDISSAAQETLSTGISSSTAESGADISSSGQHEAALISSTANGPATLHSFSLPQLQPSNEFGDADTSEMEGAADTMPSVSESLPLLALAANGSALLSPSLLQEEGGGGGVSSSGGAAGAVEGEGAVSSSGAAPLPPTDAAHALATLASAALHHQEQGEPEDIKPIINDEDTWYTVGIVNGTTFTVQNYISDPNVDLSGLSLDNLPELSGLPTTPLEHGTAYKFRVAAINSCGRGDFSEESAFKTCLPGFPGAPSAIKISKSVEGAHLSWEPPQVAAEGIFEYSVYLAVRSNTQPKETSKSQLAFVRVYCGKANTCVVPQSSLGAAHVDSSTKPAIIFRIAARNEKGYGPATQVRWLQDIKSTGVKRTGDGRLPGASPSKQAKQILQ, from the exons ATGGAGTCAGAGTCCGTTTTCTCCGGTGATGTTGCGGATGGCGCGGAAGTGTCGCCTCTAGCCGACATCCAACCCTCTGAAACTTCTGCTGAAGTTGAAGATGATGCTACAAATGATGGAGCAGACTTTGTAACAGGAGAAGAGGCAG GAAATGCTGAGGCAGATGCAGAAGAAATGGACATTGATGAGACGGCTGGCGGGGGGTCGGCGGACGAGTCTGCCTACATCGGAGACAACTGTATATCTACACCT GCACTAACGGAAGATAACTCTCCGCAAGACGAAGAGCATCTGGACTCTCTAGTGAAAGATGAGTTGTTGGAGGAAGCAGGCGGCGCTCAGGAGGAGTCTCCCGACCAGTCCATCAGCTCCGCCATGCCTATTGACAGCGGCATCGGAGATGGAGCTGCTATTGTACAAGATG ATGAGTCAAGCACAATGGACGAGGACATGGGTGGCGGAGAGGGCGTGGCCAGCAGTGATGACGTCAACGACATCAGCAGCGCCGCGCAGGAGACACTCAGCACTGGCATCAG TTCTAGTACGGCGGAGAGTGGCGCCGACATATCCAGCAGTGGGCAGCACGAGGCCGCGCTCATCTCGTCCACCGCCAACGGGCCCGCCACCCTACATTCCTTCTCTCTACCACAGCTGCAGCCGTCCAATGA GTTTGGCGATGCAGACACATCGGAGATGGAGGGCGCGGCGGACACGATGCCCTCCGTCAGTGAATCTCTGCCGCTGCTCGCGTTGGCGGCCAACGGATCTGCCCTGCTGTCGCCCAGTTTGCTACAAG AggaaggcggcggcggcggcgtctcTTCTTCAGGCGGTGCGGCGGGCGCGGTGGAGGGCGAGGGCGCGGTCAGCAGCTCgggcgccgcgccgctgccGCCCACGGACGCCGCGCACGCGCTCGCGACACTGGCCAGCGCCGCGCTGCATCATCAGGAacag GGGGAGCCTGAAGATATAAAGCCGATAATAAACGACGAAGATACTTGGTACACAGTTGGCATCGTAAATGGCACCACGTTCACG GTACAAAACTACATATCGGATCCCAACGTGGACCTGTCGGGTCTCTCGCTGGACAACCTGCCGGAGCTGTCGGGGCTGCCCACCACGCCGCTGGAGCACGGCACTGCATACAAGTTCCGCGTGGCTGCCATCAACTCGTGCGGCCGCGGGGACTTCAGCGAG GAATCCGCGTTCAAGACGTGCCTGCCCGGCTTCCCCGGCGCGCCGTCCGCGATCAAGATCTCCAAGTCGGTGGAGGGCGCGCACCTCTCGTGGGAGCCCCCTCAAGTCGCCGCCGAGGGCATCTTCGAGTACTCCGTGTACCTCGCCGTGCGCTCCAATACGCAGCCTAAG GAGACCTCAAAGTCGCAACTAGCGTTCGTGCGCGTTTACTGCGGCAAGGCGAACACGTGCGTGGTGCCGCAGTCGTCGCTGGGCGCGGCGCACGTCGACTCCTCCACCAAGCCCGCCATCATCTTCCGCATCGCGGCGCGCAACGAGAAGGGCTACGGGCCCGCCACGCAAGTCAGGTGGCTCCAGG ATATAAAATCAACGGGTGTAAAGAGGACGGGCGACGGCCGGTTGCCGGGCGCGTCGCCGTCCAAGCAAGCCAAGCAAATACTGCAGTAA
- the LOC105383826 gene encoding host cell factor isoform X1 yields the protein MESESVFSGDVADGAEVSPLADIQPSETSAEVEDDATNDGADFVTGEEAVANGAAPTSSSDAVEAASDAAVGLPSLDDEGNAEADAEEMDIDETAGGGSADESAYIGDNCISTPALTEDNSPQDEEHLDSLVKDELLEEAGGAQEESPDQSISSAMPIDSGIGDGAAIVQDDESSTMDEDMGGGEGVASSDDVNDISSAAQETLSTGISSSTAESGADISSSGQHEAALISSTANGPATLHSFSLPQLQPSNEFGDADTSEMEGAADTMPSVSESLPLLALAANGSALLSPSLLQEEGGGGGVSSSGGAAGAVEGEGAVSSSGAAPLPPTDAAHALATLASAALHHQEQGEPEDIKPIINDEDTWYTVGIVNGTTFTVQNYISDPNVDLSGLSLDNLPELSGLPTTPLEHGTAYKFRVAAINSCGRGDFSEESAFKTCLPGFPGAPSAIKISKSVEGAHLSWEPPQVAAEGIFEYSVYLAVRSNTQPKETSKSQLAFVRVYCGKANTCVVPQSSLGAAHVDSSTKPAIIFRIAARNEKGYGPATQVRWLQDIKSTGVKRTGDGRLPGASPSKQAKQILQ from the exons ATGGAGTCAGAGTCCGTTTTCTCCGGTGATGTTGCGGATGGCGCGGAAGTGTCGCCTCTAGCCGACATCCAACCCTCTGAAACTTCTGCTGAAGTTGAAGATGATGCTACAAATGATGGAGCAGACTTTGTAACAGGAGAAGAGGCAG ttgcaaaTGGTGCTGCCCCCACCAGTAGTAGTGACGCTGTAGAGGCTGCCTCTGATGCTGCTGTCGGCCTTCCTTCTCTTGATGATGAAG GAAATGCTGAGGCAGATGCAGAAGAAATGGACATTGATGAGACGGCTGGCGGGGGGTCGGCGGACGAGTCTGCCTACATCGGAGACAACTGTATATCTACACCT GCACTAACGGAAGATAACTCTCCGCAAGACGAAGAGCATCTGGACTCTCTAGTGAAAGATGAGTTGTTGGAGGAAGCAGGCGGCGCTCAGGAGGAGTCTCCCGACCAGTCCATCAGCTCCGCCATGCCTATTGACAGCGGCATCGGAGATGGAGCTGCTATTGTACAAGATG ATGAGTCAAGCACAATGGACGAGGACATGGGTGGCGGAGAGGGCGTGGCCAGCAGTGATGACGTCAACGACATCAGCAGCGCCGCGCAGGAGACACTCAGCACTGGCATCAG TTCTAGTACGGCGGAGAGTGGCGCCGACATATCCAGCAGTGGGCAGCACGAGGCCGCGCTCATCTCGTCCACCGCCAACGGGCCCGCCACCCTACATTCCTTCTCTCTACCACAGCTGCAGCCGTCCAATGA GTTTGGCGATGCAGACACATCGGAGATGGAGGGCGCGGCGGACACGATGCCCTCCGTCAGTGAATCTCTGCCGCTGCTCGCGTTGGCGGCCAACGGATCTGCCCTGCTGTCGCCCAGTTTGCTACAAG AggaaggcggcggcggcggcgtctcTTCTTCAGGCGGTGCGGCGGGCGCGGTGGAGGGCGAGGGCGCGGTCAGCAGCTCgggcgccgcgccgctgccGCCCACGGACGCCGCGCACGCGCTCGCGACACTGGCCAGCGCCGCGCTGCATCATCAGGAacag GGGGAGCCTGAAGATATAAAGCCGATAATAAACGACGAAGATACTTGGTACACAGTTGGCATCGTAAATGGCACCACGTTCACG GTACAAAACTACATATCGGATCCCAACGTGGACCTGTCGGGTCTCTCGCTGGACAACCTGCCGGAGCTGTCGGGGCTGCCCACCACGCCGCTGGAGCACGGCACTGCATACAAGTTCCGCGTGGCTGCCATCAACTCGTGCGGCCGCGGGGACTTCAGCGAG GAATCCGCGTTCAAGACGTGCCTGCCCGGCTTCCCCGGCGCGCCGTCCGCGATCAAGATCTCCAAGTCGGTGGAGGGCGCGCACCTCTCGTGGGAGCCCCCTCAAGTCGCCGCCGAGGGCATCTTCGAGTACTCCGTGTACCTCGCCGTGCGCTCCAATACGCAGCCTAAG GAGACCTCAAAGTCGCAACTAGCGTTCGTGCGCGTTTACTGCGGCAAGGCGAACACGTGCGTGGTGCCGCAGTCGTCGCTGGGCGCGGCGCACGTCGACTCCTCCACCAAGCCCGCCATCATCTTCCGCATCGCGGCGCGCAACGAGAAGGGCTACGGGCCCGCCACGCAAGTCAGGTGGCTCCAGG ATATAAAATCAACGGGTGTAAAGAGGACGGGCGACGGCCGGTTGCCGGGCGCGTCGCCGTCCAAGCAAGCCAAGCAAATACTGCAGTAA